The following proteins come from a genomic window of Plasmodium vivax chromosome 3, whole genome shotgun sequence:
- a CDS encoding mitochondrial carrier protein, putative (encoded by transcript PVX_000870A) gives MEKRNINVQNIIYSSTVSSIFVSLICTPLDVIKNYIQYNSNINFDKKYILKKITKKNKKRLLKFNSFYYQTFKNIYNNYGIRAVYRGLLSTANLYIINNSLFFYVYEELKEKGIPYYLSATISRFISIIITSPLELYRTNVQANVCNNYKVSILDILKDKKNRKIKINFYKGITSTLIRDIPFSAIYWSLNEYLVSYIKKVDSEYEKRKKFITKFVYPFICGCLSSTITTFLTHPLDIIKTNMQARCIDIIHKSDFDHRKIKNYDSHSRNRVSSFYNICQSNFYSNKYLYDVKVNSYAHNDHRSIHYKYGSGKYGSNTYSYKYCNYFKFTSNYNYNVFSVAKVIFKKNGLRGFYIGICPRLVKIVPTCAILFSTYHYFNY, from the exons atggaaaaaagaaacataaatGTTCAGAACATAATATACAGTAGCACAGTATCGA GCATTTTCGTCAGTCTCATATGCACCCCCCTGGAcgtgataaaaaattacatccAGTACAACAGCAACATAAATTTCGACAAGAAgtacattttaaagaaaattaccaAGAAGAACAAGAAGAGGCTGCTGAAGTTCAACTCCTTTTACTACCAGACGTTCAAAAACATATACAACAACTACGGGATTAGGGCCGTCTATAGGG GCCTGCTCTCCACCGCAAACCTGTACATAATAAACAACAGCCTGTTTTTTTACGTGTACGAAGAGctaaaggaaaagggaattCCGTACTACCTGAGCGCAACGATCTCGCGATTCATCTCCATCATCATAACGTCGCCGTTGGAGTTATACCGAACGAATGTCCAGGCGAACGTTTGCAACAATTACAAAGTGAGCATCCTGGACATTTTAAAGGAtaagaaaaacagaaaaataaaaataaatttttacaaaggaATTACCTCAACACTTATTAGGGACATCCCCTTCTCTGCCATCTACTGGTCCCTTAACGAGTACCTAGTTAgctacataaaaaaagtggactCAGAAtatgaaaagagaaaaaaatttataacaaaatttgtATACCCATTTATATGCGGATGTTTAAGTAGCACCATAACCACTTTTCTCACCCACCCACTGGACATTATAAAAACGAATATGCAAGCGAGATGCATTGACATCATTCACAAGAGCGACTTTGACCATAGaaagattaaaaattatgactcCCACTCGAGAAACAGAGTCAGCAGCTTTTACAACATCTGTCAAAGCAATTTCTACAGTAATAAGTACCTGTACGACGTTAAGGTAAATAGCTACGCACACAACGATCACCGCAGCatacattataaatatggCTCTGGAAAATACGGCTCGAACACGTATAGCTACAAATACTGCAACTATTTCAAGTTTACAAGCAATTATAATTACAACGTTTTTTCTGTCGCgaaagttatttttaagaagaacGGATTGCGAGGGTTTTACATTGGCATCTGTCCAAGACTGGTAAAAATTGTTCCCACCTGCGCCatccttttttccacctaCCACTACTTTAACTATTGA
- a CDS encoding hypothetical protein, conserved (encoded by transcript PVX_000865A) codes for MSHEWSDALEWRGNNSLESGREEEEEEGKKKKASCYELINDKIFVYRCNACLLVFTCVHSFSNHVVSENHQIKQLNSLKRGKTFGCLRCKYVCLSVAKIISHIETFNHGHNILRKIKRNMVYNGIAFCSCRVKCYTFYSQNKYCLTTGDPLLAEHEGVPNLQPTGEAVPNLQPTGEGGEGGMRPYDQSDSHHGGDVQFLPEGGWTPKGGSSLRRKTLGFILSTTGGAASNAAPNDADGAASKETDSATSNAAPNDADGAASKETDSATSNAAPMPCNQVGEQAELSPICTDLKKINDFNAVLLNLEKQEKQEKQRGRNMQGAANQQNGCTTDESRNLLLHIYENNYHLDQMSRRDSSHQDAHQNEKKCDALDETEGQLFSPPVGLNGDNAFAERENDPLSGYRFNPLSSYRFNPFEQGDFSLFPREDNTRVGTPGGEAPFFTHQGDHPQSGANNPDRKDTIRTSTTYSTLHEEGPSHINGGRSTRNKSSQNRPPNYEPIFKDHHKWDQFLSSEVANKIDQNLEGEMDEVKNSFLRSIQNSAKKLAALDALYLDEQMKGASLFCTDPPTACRSGGERHTNVGDEIGTNREGTPSGMPHPDEQQMGGFLNEDKFSPSEEDLKKYFCKNLLSHIFDYQPSSVVPTMGGSQRVDSGEPFSGKVAKAVGNTHWDVVTANNAHNMAERETPNRGPFTDMEYLPREGAADAAQYQTRRIDSSGSFLSPKYWQSQMDEMNRGDYNHMGGKDNREVSGSLVGATNQLGYTKHTVGRDKQRGDPHDASLFPPIGNALTYMKKKRSDNATEEREKKHQLDLLNYYRVQGGRSPYAHGDVQNGEGGRCYPQLNKASQHSNQPYEDLTPYRKCFGGWVAEEKNCKGENPLSRHAGPVSFTANAGVAVAKGMHQLGAPSPSGANFNERRLSQPSRRTSVSNPTDNAASPTQEQILNSIFEDPCDDKKICRTPSETDALNKKRQSFIDEIGEIKKSIEREKEKEKGNEKENNRPPTLTHMDPPYGQRMTPAIPLHSERSDFFKSGVLKKPSFYLGSRNNDGRGAYPDFKSIRANDPRGAGAHSGIPTEGGNFGSGHIQGGHIQGGHIQGGHVQSGHFQNGYFQSSHLDSHLDSRLDNRRDHFSRTHQERKKSADGEYDQRFSSNLSKWQRRR; via the coding sequence ATGAGCCACGAGTGGTCGGACGCCCTCGAGTGGAGAGGCAACAACAGCCTGGAAAGCggaagagaagaagaagaagaagaaggtaaaaaaaaaaaagcaagttGCTATGAACtcataaatgataaaattttcgTATACAGGTGTAACGCCTGCCTGCTGGTATTCACCTGCGTGCATTCCTTTTCAAATCACGTGGTGAGTGAAAACCACCAAATAAAACAGCTGAATTCTttgaagaggggaaaaacttTTGGCTGCCTGAGGTGTAAGTACGTCTGTCTGAGCGTTGCCAAGATTATAAGTCATATAGAGACGTTCAATCATGGCCACaacattttgaggaaaatcAAAAGGAATATGGTTTACAACGGAATTGCCTTCTGCTCATGTAGAGTCAAATGCTACACGTTTTACTCCCAAAATAAATACTGCCTCACGACTGGGGATCCCCTCCTGGCCGAGCATGAAGGCGTCCCGAATTTGCAACCGACCGGTGAAGCAGTCCCTAATTTGCAACCGACCGGTGAGGGTGGCGAAGGTGGCATGCGTCCTTACGACCAGAGTGACTCTCACCATGGTGGAGATGTGCAGTTCCTGCCGGAGGGGGGGTGGACACCTAAGGGGGGCAGCTCCCTCAGGAGGAAGACGCTGGGCTTTATCCTCAGCACCACGGGCGGGGCGGCCTCTAACGCGGCACCTAACGACGCAGATGGGGCAGCCTCTAAGGAGACGGACAGCGCAACCTCTAACGCGGCACCTAACGACGCAGATGGGGCAGCCTCTAAGGAGACGGACAGCGCAACCTCCAACGCGGCGCCCATGCCCTGCAACCAAGTGGGCGAGCAGGCGGAGCTGAGCCCCATCTGCACGGACCtgaagaaaataaacgaCTTCAACGCAGTCCTGCTGAATTTGGAGAAGCAGGAAaagcaggagaagcaaaGGGGGCGAAACATGCAGGGCGCGGCGAACCAACAAAACGGCTGCACCACGGATGAAAGCAGAAACTTACTCTTGCACATCTACGAAAATAATTACCACTTAGACCAAATGAGCAGGAGGGATTCTTCCCACCAGGACGCTCatcaaaatgagaaaaaatgtgaTGCTTTGGACGAAACGGAAGGCCagttgttttccccccctgttggCTTAAATGGCGATAACGCCTTTGCTGAGAGGGAGAATGACCCCCTCAGTGGCTACCGCTTTAACCCCCTCAGTAGCTACCGCTTTAACCCCTTCGAGCAAGGCGACTTCAGCTTGTTCCCCCGGGAAGATAACACCCGTGTAGGGACACCCGGAGGGgaagccccttttttcacaCACCAAGGGGATCATCCCCAAAGTGGGGCCAACAATCCAGACAGAAAAGATACAATCAGGACGAGCACAACCTACAGCACTTTGCATGAAGAAGGCCCCTCCCACATCAACGGGGGTAGAAGCACGAGGAACAAGTCTTCACAAAATAGGCCACCCAATTATGAACCCATTTTTAAGGACCACCACAAATGGGATCAATTTCTCAGCTCAGAAGTGGCCAATAAAATTGACCAAAATTTGGAGGGCGAAATGGACGAAGTGAAGAATTCCTTTCTACGCTCCATCCAGAACAGCGCAAAAAAGCTAGCTGCGTTAGACGCCCTATATCTGGATGAGCAGATGAAGGGAgcatcccttttttgcactgACCCCCCTACTGCGTgtagaagcggtggagaGAGACACACAAATGTCGGCGATGAGATAGGCACTAATAGGGAGGGAACACCCAGCGGAATGCCTCATCCGGATGAACAACAAATGGGTGGCTTCCTCAACGAGGATAAGTTCTCCCCCTCGGAagaagatttaaaaaaatacttttgcaaaaatttgctCTCACACATATTTGATTATCAGCCGAGCAGCGTGGTTCCCACCATGGGGGGGTCTCAAAGGGTTGATTCTGGGGAGCCCTTCAGCGGAAAAGTGGCCAAAGCGGTAGGTAATACACACTGGGATGTGGTGACTGCCAATAATGCGCATAATATGGCCGAGCGGGAGACACCGAATAGAGGCCCCTTCACCGATATGGAGTACCTCCCCAGGGAGGGAGCAGCCGATGCAGCTCAGTACCAAACTCGACGGATCGACAGCAGTGGTTCGTTTTTGTCCCCTAAATATTGGCAATCTCAAATGGATGAAATGAATAGGGGCGATTACAATCACATGGGTGGAAAGGATAACAGGGAGGTTTCCGGGTCGTTAGTCGGAGCAACCAACCAGCTGGGTTACACGAAGCACACCGTTGGGAGAGATAAACAGCGTGGAGACCCCCACGATGCAAgtctttttcccccaatcGGTAATGCATTAACatatatgaagaaaaaaagaagtgataATGCCACTgaggaaagagaaaaaaaacaccaatTGGATTTGCTAAATTATTATCGTGTGCAGGGAGGGAGATCCCCTTATGCACATGGTGACgtccaaaatggggaaggtGGCAGATGTTACCCCCAACTGAATAAGGCCTCCCAGCATTCCAATCAGCCATATGAAGATCTCACTCCCTATCGCAAATGCTTCGGTGGGTGGGtagcagaagaaaaaaattgcaaaggaGAGAACCCTCTTAGCAGGCATGCCGGGCCCGTTAGTTTTACTGCCAATGCGGGGGTAGCAGTGGCAAAGGGGATGCACCAGTTGggcgccccctcccccagcGGGGCCAACTTCAACGAGAGACGTCTAAGCCAGCCAAGCAGACGCACCTCAGTGAGCAACCCAACTGACAACGCAGCTTCCCCCACGCAGGAGCAGATTCTCAACAGCATTTTCGAAGACCCCTGCGATGATAAAAAGATCTGCAGGACGCCCAGCGAGACGGACGCTCTAAATAAGAAAAGGCAATCCTTCATCGACGAAATTggtgaaattaaaaaatcgatcgaaagggaaaaggaaaaggaaaagggaaacgaaaaggaaaataatagaCCGCCCACTTTGACGCACATGGATCCTCCGTATGGACAGAGAATGACTCCTGCCATCCCTTTGCACAGCGAGAGGAGcgattttttcaaaagcgGGGTGCTGAAGAAGCCGAGTTTTTACCTTGGCAGTCGCAACAACGATGGTAGGGGTGCCTACCCGGATTTCAAGTCCATTCGGGCGAATGACCCCCGTGGGGCGGGCGCCCATTCGGGGATCCCCACTGAGGGAGGCAACTTCGGGAGCGGCCACATTCAGGGCGGCCACATTCAGGGCGGCCACATTCAGGGCGGCCACGTTCAGAGCGGTCACTTCCAGAACGGGTACTTCCAGAGCAGCCACTTAGACAGTCACTTGGACAGCCGCTTAGATAACCGCCGAGACCACTTCAGTCGCACTCACcaggaaaggaagaaatccGCGGATGGCGAATACGACCAACGTTTCAGCTCGAACCTGTCCAAATGGCAGAGAAGAAGATGA
- a CDS encoding hypothetical protein, conserved (encoded by transcript PVX_000860A), translating into MKRKKKSCIGLSNCSFEQFKEGIDFLKQTDAILDDDIFPTLKRVCSYLFFCVKNDNFEFVRSYERAAKAKASQRPQGGKAANGAPTCQAANGAPTCQAANGTPTCQAANGTPTGQAAMAPWRNAPPGESEATLNYEFEDEDFIIVKNINRLLLNKLIENYVGYSWLCLTLTEYLNDLDYLMNKQGKSDKEEEKREMDARKKVYKLVRKITQVKRARNLQNCAGGQQKGEGKKAIHKLEAKNKYVNYLFCYYSNFFLSPNDGNGGTAQGEDVLVLDRFDNAYRWICTDEEDPSGGKHPKRGKHPDVEKHLHGEKRIRAAHPAKRNAHLKRRRKCYGVKGVDRELGVNGELGTGSHAALHDPLHGQVRVSPGKDHRVRGERGGGPSEGGEGRAGRGAARREEKRLQRRQQRRSQRQQQRPFERPERRKHCERRESREESHLQHLYKALCDFLATKYETGKLLKFMDEYRDMYAWKPPPFYWKVLSSKHVVKEILKLYEDRYLDPFLSCLYEDYINKYYCDDEESSSIATYTSNFNVFTLRVSEEIQKFLVLEEPEEEEAVFRICKNICVSENSYIYAQMILEYMYRNNNDRSMRRLSQFLCLYILYKDVNLHKICNNYFQRVVENEVSIAFLTFKINNVHNYSTLYGTFRNIYMARHRGCMDINHSDMVSLHDAIVNVLKIFNGNKLLLFDSTYLFDSTYLFAAHGGEAARESDHPNVDNRGMKGHISSPSSGEDHPSAYLHHREDADFNSNLSNINRSNLEEVCRRGDLPAARGGDTPPVGSPLPDSPSEKEPLFPNGEEVYTPSEGTPPRGENSIGGNSLFGSSLNIGEKQKGNAGKAGSAEMNDSRTSLSNRSSRNLSNEIYSSIKSDDFASNVNSDNNDVQVKTGRVKHTASELLLPSASQYGNEDFNYNREFLRINIYAEKIPLIHIRDIVFLNNTINIYVSNSQLFLNNLYKLYGKVLIFLTTYSPYEYVYNHYYASLFRRRHARKYSAAYFTVYDDEVGGSSHEGESGNDGGSSHEGESGDDEGSATGKPTGKRTYEQFCKVKKEPGGRKSILKRGSNYAGGDIEVQAGKRPPPLDKHTMGEDAEGEAAHASRKMRRQEEGNTELEKPQRGEMPLPVLAAQQSSNVAEEDCKPAGVDSPAEAAKEGSAEERPPPSEAAQKGGDADAASSGDPVLDAPASETSPPKSRDAHNSNESNAADDMLELKTEVMSCDEVRSSVFKNVKSKKKLKINRTSKKKKYYFYKLFQKFRLTYNTFLKYTQNEIYQIYQIIHGNYSDATKDKLLLARVNSNLAASLIYRYVYTNVYEHVNSSRVNSLYPKFILLKYIVDKYPQKRHLALHFLKELYTHIVEKEEALEEFVELRENLVLFFVYFVRFENMFCYVVGVIKSMVPLLDKALIRLFIIKTLAFCAPPYDFKFCDCLLDFIHFVLKKEGVYYKNEFKKAIQKFLDNVSEMHRMYQSSKTKELSILCTHIREQIKRAEIDPAVR; encoded by the exons atgaagcggaagaagaaaagctGCATCGGACTAAGCAACTGCTCCTTCGAGCAGTTTAAAG AGGGAATCGACTTCCTAAAACAGACGGACGCAATTCTGGACGACGACATATTTCCCACTTTGAAAAGGGTCTGCTCCTACCTCTTCTTCTGCGTGAAGAATGACAACTTCGAGTTTGTGCGAAGCTACGAGAGGGCGGCCAAGGCGAAAGCCAGCCAAAGGCCGCAGGGGGgtaaagcggcaaatggCGCGCCAACATGTCAGGCTGCAAATGGCGCGCCAACATGTCAGGCTGCAAATGGCACGCCAACATGTCAGGCTGCAAATGGCACGCCAACGGGTCAGGCGGCAATGGCCCCCTGGAGGAATGCCCCCCCCGGAGAAAGCGAAGCGACGCTTAACTACGAATTTGAAGACGAGGATTTCATAAtagtgaaaaatataaacaggCTGCTGCTGAACAAACTGATAGAGAACTACGTGGGCTACTCCTGGCTGTGCCTAACCCTAACCGAGTACCTAAACGACCTGGACTACCTTATGAACAAGCAAGGGAAGAGTGacaaggaggaagaaaaaagggaaatggACGCAAGGAAGAAAGTCTACAAATTGGTGCGGAAAATTACCCAAGTGAAGAGGGCTCGCAATTTACAGAATTGTGCGGGAGggcaacaaaaaggggaagggaaaaaagccATTCACAAATTGGAAGCCAAAAATAAGTATGTTAACTACCTCTTTTGCTACTATAgcaatttcttcctttcgccAAACGACGGCAATGGGGGAACCGCCCAAGGGGAAGATGTGCTGGTGCTCGACCGTTTTGATAATGCCTACCGGTGGATCTGCACCGATGAGGAGGACCCgagtggggggaagcacccaaagagggggaagcatCCAGATGTGGAGAAGCACCTCcatggggagaagcgcaTCAGGGCGGCCCACCCAGCGAAGCGAAATGCTCACCTAAAGCGAAGGCGCAAATGTTATGGTGTAAAAGGGGTAGACAGGGAGCTAGGGGTGAACGGAGAGCTAGGAACGGGGAGCCATGCCGCTTTGCATGACCCCCTCCATGGGCAGGTGCGGGTCTCCCCCGGGAAGGACCACCGTGTTCGTGGTGAGCGAGGGGGGGGCCCAAGTGAGGGGGGCGAAGGACGTGCAGGCAGGGGCGCAGCCAGGCGTGAAGAGAAGCGCCTACAGCGGCGCCAGCAGCGACGTTcgcagcggcagcagcagcgACCCTTCGAACGCCCCGAACGCCGCAAACACTGCGAACGCCGCGAATCCCGGGAGGAGAGCCACCTGCAGCACCTGTACAAAGCGCTGTGCGACTTCCTGGCGACGAAATACGAAACGGGGAAGCTGCTAAAGTTCATGGACGAGTACAGAGACATGTACGCGTGGaagcccccccccttctACTGGAAGGTGCTGAGCAGCAAGCATGTGGTGAAGGAGATACTGAAGCTGTATGAAGACAGATATTTAGACCCCTTCCTTTCCTGCCTATATGAAGATTACATTAACAAATACTACTGCGACGATGAGGAGAGCAGCAGCATAGCCACCTACACGAGTAACTTCAACGTGTTTACTCTACGCGTAAGTGAGGAGATTCAAAAGTTCCTCGTTTTGGAAGAaccagaagaggaagaggcggTCTTCAggatatgcaaaaatatttgtgtTAGCGAGAATTCCTATATTTATGCGCAGATGATTCTAGAGTACATGTATAGGAATAACAACGACAGAAGCATGCGGAGGCTGTCCCAGTTCCTTTGTCtctacattttatataaggaTGTgaatttgcacaaaatttgCAACAATTATTTCCAGAGGGTGGTAGAGAACGAAGTGAGCATCGCCTTCTTGACcttcaaaattaataacgTACACAATTATAGCACCTTATATGGTACCTTtcgaaatatatatatggcCAGACATAGGGGGTGCATGGATATAAACCACTCAGACATGGTCAGCCTGCATGATGCGATTGTCAACGTGCTGAAGATTTTCAATGGGAATAAGTTGCTCCTGTTTGATTCGACTTACTTGTTTGATTCGACCTACTTGTTTGCTGCCcatgggggagaagcagctcGGGAGAGTGATCATCCCAATGTGGACAACAGGGGTATGAAGGGGCatatttcttccccctcctcagGGGAAGACCACCCCTCCGCCTACCTCCACCACAGAGAAGACGCAGATTTTAATTCAAACCTCTCCAACATCAATAGGAGCAACTTGGAGGAGGTGTGCAGGCGGGGGGATTTGCCCGCCGCACGAGGGGGGGACACCCCCCCTGTAGGGTCACCTCTTCCTGATAGCCCATCCGAGAAAGAGCCCCTTTTCCCAAACGGAGAGGAAGTTTACACCCCAAGTGAAGGcacccccccaaggggagaAAACTCCATTGGGGGAAATAGCCTTTTTGGGAGCTCTCTCAACattggggagaagcaaaaagggaacgcAGGGAAAGCTGGAAGCGCCGAAATGAATGACAGCCGAACGAGTCTCTCCAATAGAAGCAGCAGAAACTTGAGCAACGAAATTTATAGCTCCATCAAATCGGACGATTTTGCATCAAATGTAAATTCGGACAATAACGACGTTCAGGTGAAGACAGGAAGGGTTAAACACACAGCTAGTGAGCTGCTCCTCCCATCAGCTTCTCAATACGGAAACGAAGATTTTAATTACAATAGGGAGTTCCTAaggataaatatttatgcgGAGAAGATCCCCCTAATTCATATTAGAGATATTGTCTTCCTCAATAACaccataaatatatacgtcTCCAACAGTCAgctttttttgaataatctTTACAAACTGTATGGGAAGGTCCTCATCTTCCTGACGACTTACTCTCCCTATGAGTATGTCTATAACCACTACTACGCTTCGCTCTTTAGGAGGCGCCACGCGCGCAAGTACTCCGCGGCGTACTTCACTGTGTACGACGACGAggtgggggggagcagccacgagggggaaagcggcaatgatggggggagcagccacgagggggaaagcggcgaTGATGAGGGGAGCGCAACGGGGAAACCCACGGGAAAGAGAACATACGAACAGTTTTGcaaagtgaaaaaggaacCCGGGGGGAGAAAGTCCATTCTAAAGAGGGGGAGCAACTACGCTGGGGGAGACATAGAAGTGCAGGCGGGGAAgaggcccccccctttggacaAGCATACCATGGGAGAGGATGCTGAAGGGGAAGCTGCGCACGCGAGCAGGAAGATGAGGAGGCAAGAAGAGGGTAATACCGAATTGGAGAAgccccaaaggggggaaatgcctCTACCCGTTTTGGCGGCGCAGCAAAGCTCCAACGTGGCGGAAGAGGACTGCAAGCCGGCTGGTGTGGACAGCCCTGCTGAAGCTGCGAAGGAGGGATCAGCGGAGGAGAGACCGCCCCCGAGTGAGGCAGCCCAAAAGGGTGGCGATGCAGATGCCGCATCTTCTGGCGACCCAGTGCTGGACGCCCCCGCAAGCGAAACGTCCCCCCCGAAAAGTCGCGACGCGCACAACTCAAACGAGAGCAACGCCGCAGATGATATGCTCGAACTGAAAACCGAAGTGATGTCGTGTGATGAAGTACGAAGcagcgtttttaaaaatgtgaagagcaaaaaaaaattaaaaataaatcgaacgagtaaaaaaaaaaaatattatttttacaaattgttTCAAAAATTTAGATTAACTTAcaacacatttttgaaatataccCAGAATGAAATTTATCAGATTTACCAGATCATCCATGGGAACTACTCGGACGCCACGAAGGACAAACTTCTGCTGGCTCGAGTGAACAGCAACTTGGCCGCTTCCCTCATTTACAGATACGTCTACACGAATGTGTATGAGCATGTGAATTCTTCGCGCGTTAATTCGCTGTACCCCAAGTTTATTCTGCTCAAGTACATCGTGGACAAGTACCCGCAGAAGCGGCACCTCGCGCTGCATTTTTTGAA ggagCTGTACACGCACATagtggagaaggaggaggccCTGGAGGAGTTCGTCGAGCTGCGGGAAAACCTAGTCCTGTTCTTCGTCTACTTCGTGCGCTTCGAAAATATGTTTTGCTATGTGGTGGGCGTCATCAAGTCGATG GTTCCCCTGCTGGACAAGGCCCTCATCAGGCTGTTCATCATCAAGACGCTGGCCTTCTGCGCGCCCCCATACGACTTTAAGTTTTGCGACTGCCTGCTGGACTTCATTCACTTCGTCCTGAAAAAGG AGGGCGTCTACTACAAGAACGAATTCAAAAAGGCCATACAGAAATTCCTGGACAACGTTTCGGAGATGCACCGCATGTACCAATCTTCGAAGACGAAGGAG CTCTCCATCCTGTGTACCCACATCAGGGAGCAGATAAAGCGGGCAGAAATCGACCCAGCTGTGCGCTGA